The genomic DNA GGGAAAGGAAATAGATCTTGTCGTTCTTACGAGAGATACCGATCCTCTGCTCCTCTACGAGATCTTCTCCAGAGGGAAACCTCTCTACGAGGGGCATTCAGGCGTTTTCGACAGAGAGAAACTGAGGGCGTGGAAGCTTTACCTCGATACCGAAGGGATTCGACTGAAGCTGAGGAATTACCTGAAGGAGTTCGCGGAGAAGTTCGGGCATGTCGCCT from Thermodesulfovibrionales bacterium includes the following:
- a CDS encoding nucleotidyltransferase domain-containing protein, with product MRDPEIGRFCEESGIDLLVLFGSSAGGRLHPASDLDVAVKLRTGATVSKLELIGGLGDLFEGKEIDLVVLTRDTDPLLLYEIFSRGKPLYEGHSGVFDREKLRAWKLYLDTEGIRLKLRNYLKEFAEKFGHVA